From the genome of uncultured Bacteroides sp.:
GGTAATGCTTATTATTGACGATATACCAATAAAAGAAATTGCATATAATCTAGCTTTCGATAATATATCTTATTTCAATAAGCTGTTTAAAAAGCTAACAGGATTAACTCCCGGAGAGTATAAGAAACGACTTCACATGTAATAATCATAAAAAAGAAAATCTTATTTTTGCAGAATAATGAGCATTCTTGCTCTGTTAATACTATCGGAAAAATATATTCTCAAAAATTTGATTTAAAAATGAAATCATTTAATCGGCTATCTCTGGCTGTAATTTTATTTATTACCGTTTCGGTTTTTTCTAAAGGTGCAGAAAGCTCTGTTAATGTAAAGAGAGCAGCTCGCACAAATTATGTTTTACTTGATGGGCAATCTCTGCCAAAGGGGAATGCTGTTGGTAAGGATGGTGAAATTCATAAAGTAGATGTTCCTTTACTTCATTTAGTAAGAACCAAATCCGGATTGCATAAGGGTACGGTGTTGTTAATTCCAGGAGGGGATTATGAAACATTAAAGTTGAAAAGTGAATGTGAATCTACTACCAGATTTCTTAATGCACAAAACTTTGACGTAGCTGTTCTTGAATATCGTGTGGGTAGTGATATACAAACACGCAATATGGCCTTGACGGATGCTCTTAAAGCTTTCAGGTTACTTAAGGGCAATAAGAATCTTCAAGGTTTGAATACTGATCACTTGCTTGCAATGGGGTTTGCTTCGGGAGGGCATCTTGCTGCAAGAGCTGTTCAAAGGCTGAATAAAAAGGAACAACCCGATGAATTGATTCTTGTATCTCCTTCTTATATGAATGAAACTCTTGCCGGAACAGTTTATAGTGCAGTGCTTCCTCCTCTGGAACCTGCAGGCCGATTACTTACTATTGTTCCCGATAAAGGAGACAAAGCATGGGTGAAGAGTTGTGAGGAATATACTAAAACATGGATAGGGTATGATGGAAAGGCTTCTTGCTACTCTCAGAAAGATAATGTTTATGTTTGTGGCAAGGATACCATTGCTATGGGTGGAAAATTTAAGCTTTCGGGTATTCTTAAGAAGTTTCTGGAAGCAAAGCCTGAGACTGAAAAGATTGCACAGAATCCTGCTACTGTTCCTGTTGAAGGGTATAATCGTAAGCGCCATGCCGATAAACTCGCTCTTGTAGCTAAGGATAAGTATAACTTGATTATGATTGGTAATTCTATCACTAATAATTTTGAGAAACCTCAGTATCAGCCTGTATGGAATCAGTTCTTTACTCCAAGGAAGGCTCTTAACCTAGGTTTTAGTGGTTACCGCACCGAAAATCTTATCTGGAATATTCAGAACGGAGAACTGGAAGGTCAATCGCCCAAAGTGGTTGTGCTAGAAATAGGTACCAATAATATAGATGAAGTACATTACCCTACACGTCACACTGCAGGCCAACTTGCCGGTGGAATTGAAGCTGTAGTTAAACTCTTGCGAGAAAAGTTACCTGATTCAAAGATTATTGTGATGCGTTGCTTTCCGGGATGTTATGGCGGACCAAATCCAACTTCCCATCGTTTAATTCTTGAACGTGCTTCCGATTTAGTATCCAGGATTGCTGATGGAAAGCATGTTTTTTATTGTGATGTAAATCATGTGTTTCTGAATTTAGACGGATCAATAAATCATGATATGATGAGCGACTGGCTTCATCCTTCTCCTGCAGGAGCAAAAGCATGGGCTCAGGCTATGGAACCTTTGTTGTCTGAACTAATGGGGGATAAGTCTTTGGATACAGAGATATCTTCAAACACAGCAATAGTGCCGGCTTCTAAGTTGGAAAATGATAGTTATGATTGGTGGGCACGTCATGCTGATGTATTAGCAATCAAGGATTCCATTAATCCGGAAGTGGTTCTTATTGGTAACTCTATTACTCATTTCTGGGGTGGATTACCACAACTTAAATATGCTGACGGGCGTCTAAGAACTCCTAACGGACCAGAGACATGGAATGCTTTATTCAAGGATTACCGTGTACTGAACCTGGGCTTTGGATGGGATCGTACACAAAATGTACTCTGGCGTCTTGACCATGGAGAAATAGACGGACTTCATCCTCGTACGATTATTCTTCATATTGGTACCAATAATACCAGTGAAACAAAGAATGCCCGCATGAATACAGCTCCCGAAATAGTAGAAGGCATCCGTGCTATCTGTATGCGTCTTCGCTCTAAAGTGCCGGGTGCAAAGATTGTCTTGATGTCTGTCTTTCCTCGTGAACATGAGCCAACTCATCCACGCAGAATTCTTATTAACGAGATAAACCGTAATCTTGAAACCTTTGCTAAGGAGAATAACATCACAATACTGAATATTGGCCCTAAGATGGTGGAAGCTGATGGCACATTGCCTAAAGAAATAGCTCCCGATTTCTGTCATCCAGCGGAAAAGGGATATCAGATATGGGCAGATGCTATCCGGCCATTTATTTCAGAATTATGATTTTATAAAAAGAGCTGACCTATAAAATATTATCGATTCCGATTTCATTTATTAAAATAGATTGAATATATTTACTGAATATTCAATCTATTTTTGTTATATATTGTTCTATATATTATAATATTCACGGACAGAGCTAAAAAGATTGGAACCATGAAATTTACTCCTGAAAAATACTCCATTGCAGATGAACGAATGAAACCGTTTATCGATCCTGTAGAAATATGGGATTATCTCAATAATGCTATTCCTTCAAAACAAAAAGTACGTGAGATAATAGCTAAGTCTCTTTCTAAACAAAGACTGAATCTTGAAGAGGTGGCTTGTCTTGTTAAGGCCGATACTCCTGAACTGATTGAGGAGATAAAGGAAGGTGCAAAAACGCTTAAACGTACTATTTACGGGAATAGAATTGTGCTGTTTGCTCCGCTTTATATAGGCAATAAATGTACAAATGATTGTCTTTATTGTGGTTTTAGAATATCAAACAAGGATGCTGTGAGGAAAACTCTTTCTGACCAGGAGATTGTGAAAGAGATAGAGGCATTGGAAGACAATGGACAGAAAAGACTGATTCTTGTTTATGGTGAACATGCGGAATATAGTCCCGAATATATTGCTCATACAGTTAGGATTGCTTATGCCGTTAAAAAAGGAAATGGAGAAATAAGGAGAGTAAATATCAATGCAGCTCCACTGGATATTGAAGGTTTTAAGGTTGTAAAAGCAGCCGGAATAGGAACATATCAGATTTTTCAGGAAACTTATCATCCTGAGGCTTATAAAATTTATCATCAACGAGGTAAAAAGGCTGATTATAATTACAGGCTGACTGCTTTGGACAGGGCGCAGGAAGCAAGCATTGATGATGTGGGAATAGGTGCTTTGTTTGGCTTATACGATTGGCGTTTTGAAGTGCTTGCTTTGGTTAGGCATGCGAATCATTTTGAAGCTTGCTATAATGTGGGTCCTCATACCATCTCTTTTCCCAGAGTGAAAGATGCTTCCGGACAAAACCTGAAAACGAACTATTTTGTAAGCGATGAGGATTTTACTAAACTGATCGCTATTTTGAGATTAGCTGTACCTTATACAGGAATGATTTTGACGGCAAGAGAACCAGCTGCCTTGAGAGATGAAATAATACAGTATGGAGTTTCGCAAATTGATGGTGGAACTAATATTGAAATTGGCAGCTATGCTGAAAAAATTGCTCAGGAAAGGAATCTGAACAAAGGACAGTTTCAGATAAATGATGACAGGCCTTTGAATGATATAATTGATGAATTGCTCGATCAGGGTATGATTCCTTCTTTTTGTACTGCCTGTTACAGGTTGGGCAGGACAGGGGAGCATTTCATGGAATTCTCTGTTCCGGGATTCATAAAGCGTTATTGTACTCCTAATGCCATTCTTACGCTGGCTGAATATCTTATTGATTATGCACCTCAACATACTGCAGAGAAAGGATGGAATATTATTTATTCTACGATTGATAATATGGAGGATGAGAATATGAAAGCTTCTATCCTTGAGAAGATAAAACAGTTAAAGTTGGGAAATAGAGATTTGTATTACTAATTCTTACTGATAATTATTACAGATTATGGCACGTGATTTAAAACCGCACATTGGAATTTTTGGTCGGAGGAATGTGGGCAAGAGCTCATTCATCAATGCACTGACGGGACTTGATGTGGCTATTGTGTCCGAGGTTCCGGGTACTACAACTGATCCTGTAAAGAAATCAATGGAGATTCTGGGAGTTGGACCTGCCATTATTATTGATACTGCTGGTATTGATGACAGTGGAGAACTTGGCGAAAAAAGGATTGCAAAAACTCTGGATGTAATTAAGCAAATAGATTGTGCTATATTACTTATTACAGATAACACTTTTGGTGAATTTGAAGAAACACTGATACGGAAATTTTATAAAGCCGATGTGGACTGCCTGATTGTGTATAACAAAGTCGATATGGAACCCTTACTGAATACTACAATTAAGGAAATGCAGCAATATACTAATGCGCCCATTGTTGAGTTTAGCGCAAAAACAAATTTCAATATTAACTGTGTTATTGAAACGCTTAAAAGCATAATTCCGGAAACAGCTTATCAAAAGCCTTCGTTATTGAAGGGGTTGATTAATCGTGGAGATATTGTTTTGCTCATTACTTCAAATGATTCTGAAGCTCCGGAGGGTAGACTTATTTTACCTCAGGTAATGGCTATTCGTGATGTATTGGATAATGGAGCTATTAATATTGTTGTAAACGTGACGGAATTGGAGTTGTTCTTGCATAACACAGGTATAAAACCCAAATTGATTATAACAGATAGTCAGGTATTTAAGACTGTAAATAAGATTGTTTCTCCTGATATTCCGTTAACGGGGTTCAGTGTGGCTTATGCTCACATGCGAGGTCCTTTTGACGATTATATGAAAGGAGTTGGAAAAATCTCGGATCTGAAAGATGGTGATCGGATTTTAATTCTTGAATCGTGCACGCATCAGGTTAGTTGTGATGACATCGGGAGGTTTAAGATCCCTAATTGGCTGAGAGAATATACGAAAAAACAATTGGACTTTGACGTTGTAGCAGGTTTGGACGAAATAAAAAAACCTATAACGGATTATGCACTGGTTATTCAGTGTGGTAGTTGTATGATTACACGGAAACAGGTCTTTAGTCGTCTGGCTGAGGCTATTGAAGCAGGTGTTCCAGTTACAAACTATGGATTGACTATTGCCTGGATAAATGGAATCTTCGAAAGGGCAATAGCTCCTTTTATGAGCTGAAGTATGATGACGGTAAGCGAAATATTAAATAGGCAGGAGTTGTCAAGAGAAGATATTATCCGCTTACTATCTATTACAGATAAAGAAGAGCATGATGAGTTGATAAAAAGGGCGTATTCAATAAAGGAGAGAATAATTGGCAAAAAAGTATACCTCAGAGGGTTGATTGAGTTTTCCAACTATTGCAGAAAGAACTGCTATTATTGTGGTATAAGATGCGGAAATCATAAAGTTTCCAGATATTCTCTTACTGATGAGGAAATTTTAGAGATTGTTGAATTTGCACAGGAAAATCACTTGAAAGGCATTGTTCTTCAGTCGGGAGAACTTAGTAACGAAGAGTTTTTAAATAGAATAACGGCATTAATCGCTAAAATAAAGAAAGCTACAAATCCGGATTTCCGTATTACTCTTTCTCTTGGAGAGCAGTCTTTGGATACGTACAAAAGTTGGTTTGATGCAGGGGCTCAGAGATATTTGCTGAGGATTGAAACATCCAGCGAAGAACTGTATAATAAAATACATCCTTCAGATGAGTTGCATAGCTTTAAAACTCGTCTGAAATGTTTGGAATATCTTCGGGAAATTGGCTATATGATGGGAACGGGAGTGATGATTGGTTTGCCTTTTCAGACTATTGAGAACCTTGCAGACGATTTATTGTTTATAAAAGAAAGAGATGTAGATATGGTAGGAATGGGGCCATATCTTGAACATGCAGATACGCCTTTATACAATTATAAGGATTTGCTGATGCCTGTTAATGAGCGGTTCAATTTATCCATTCGTATGATTGCTGTTTTAAGGATATTGATGCCGGATATTAATATTGCATCTACTACAGCTCTTCAGTCGATTATTCCAAAGGGAAGGGAAATTGGTTTGAAAGCCGGTGCAAATGTAGTAATGCCAAATCTTACGCCATTGAAATACAGGCGCAGTTATCTTCTTTACGAAAACAAGCCATGTATTAATGAAGAAGCGGATGATTGCCTGAATTGTCTTGCTAAAAAGATTGAGATGATTGGTGAAGAGATCGCATTTAATGATTATGGTGATTCTAAACATTATATTAATAGAAACCTAATAGTTTAATCTCTATGATAACAGAAGACGACATTTGCAATGTTCACATGATGACTGAAGAAGAAAAATATAATCTTCTTAAGAATGTTATTATTGATTATGATCGGAAAGAGGATAATCTGATTCAGATTTTGCATATGGCACAGGCTATATTCGGTTATCTTCCTACTGAGGTGCAGCATTTTATAGCCAGTGAGATGGATTTGTCTGTTTCGAAAGTAAATAGCGTTCTTACGTTTTATTCTTTCTTTTCCACAAAACCGAAAGGAAAATATACTATTGCTGTTTGTTTGGGAACAGCCTGCTATGTTCGTGGAGGTAAAGAGGTGCTGAATAAACTGAAAGATGAATTGGGTATTGATGTGGGCGAAACTACTCCGGACAAGAGATATTCACTTACAGTGATGCGTTGCATCGGCTCTTGTGGACTTGCTCCGGCTATGACTATCAATGGAAAGGTTTATAAACAGGTTAATCCTAACAGAATAAAACGAATATTGGGAACGTTGAAATAGCCCCAAAAATCTAATCTATAAATCTATGAAAATCAATACAATCAAAGATCTGGAATCGATAAAGAATGATTTTCTAAACAAAGAGAAAGCATTTCAGTTTACCGCTCATATTTGTTATGGCGCGGGTTGTATATCTTCTGATTGCAAGAAATTCAAGGAGGCGTTTGAGCAGGCTCTCGAACAGGAACACCTACAATCGAAAGTGAGGATAAAGCTGACCGGATGCATGGGAGCATGTACTTTGGGGCCCACTTTAATTATCAATCCGGGTAACACATTATATTGCAATCTTAATCCTGCAAGTGCTTCATTAATTGTAAACGAGCATATAAAAGAAGGTAGAATAGCAGAGAAATTCTGTTATAAAGACAGAGAAACGGGTAATATTATAACTGATTTGAATGAAATACCATTCTTTAAACATCAGAAAAAGATAGTACTTCAGAAGTGTGGAACTATTGACTATGCATCAGTTGATGAATATATTGCTCATGATGGATATTTTGGGTTGGCTAAAGCGCTTACCATGAATTCAATAGAAGTTGTTGATGAAATTAAGAATTCAGGATTAAGAGGTCGTGGTGGTGGTGGCTTCCCAACAGGAACTAAATGGGAAATGGCAAATAAGGTAAGTAGCGATCAGAAATATCTTATTTGTAATGCAGACGAAGGAGACCCGGGTGCTTTTATGGATAGAAGTTTGCTCGAAGGAGATCCTCATTCGGTGATAGAAGGTATGTTGATTGCCGGTTATGCTATTGGTGCTTCAAAAGGTGTAGTCTATATAAGAGCTGAGTACCCTATTGCAATTGAAAGACTGACGATGGCTATCAAAGCATCTCAGGAACTAGGAATTCTTGGAGATAATATTCTTGGAAGTAAGTTCTGTTTTGATATTGTAATCAGAATTGGAGCAGGGGCTTTTGTTTGCGGAGAAGAGACTGCATTGATGGAATCGGTGGAAGGAAAGAGGGGAGAACCCAGACAAAAACCTCCTTATCCTGTGCAGAGTGGTTTGTTTGGAAAGCCTACAGTTATCAATAATGTAGAAACACTGGGTAATGTTGCTCAAATTATATTAAATGGCTCAAAATGGTTTTCTTCTATTGGAACAGAGAAAAGTAAGGGTACAAAGGTTTTTGCTCTAGCCGGAGCTATTGTGAACAAAGGATTGATAGAGGTTCCAATGGGGACTACGCTCGGTGAGATTCTTTTTGATGTTGGTGGAGGTATTCCAAGAGGAAAATTATTCAAGATGGCACAAACCGGAGGTCCGTCGGGTGGTTGTCTTACTGCTGAGCATCTTAATACTCCTATTGATTACGAATCTCTGACAAAACTAGGGGCAATTATGGGCTCTGGTGGTTTGATATGTACCGATGAAGATACTTGTATGGTTGATATGGCTCGTTTCTTTATGGATTTTGTTCAGGATGAATCGTGTGGAAAGTGTGTTCCATGTCGTATCGGAACAAAGCGGATGCTCGAAATTCTGGAAAGAATTACATGTGGAGAGGGAAAAGAAGGGGATGTTGAGCTTTTAATTGAATTGGGAGAATCAATCAAGGATTCTGCTATTTGCGGTTTAGGGCAGACAGCTCCCAATCCTGTTCTTAGCACAATTAAATATTTCAGGCACGAGTATGACGAGCACATAAAGATGGACTATTGTAGGGCCGGAGTTTGTGGCAGTCTTTTCCTTGCTCCTTGTCAGAATGCCTGTCCTGCAAAGGTTAATGTTCCCGGTTATGTTGCTTTGATAGCTGCAGGCAGGGTGCGCGATGCTTATAATCTTATCCGTCAGGAAAATCCATTTCCATCAATTTGTGGTAGGGTTTGTACACATCCATGTGAGAGTAAATGCCGTCGTGCTCAGATAGATGATCCTATTGCTATTGCCGACTTGAAACGCTATGCGGCCGACTTTGTATATAATTCAGGAGAACCATTGGTAACTCTCAGTTTCCCTAAGAATGGAAGTTCTGTAGGAATTATTGGTGCTGGCCCGTCCGGATTGACTTGTGGCTATTATTTGTCACGGCTTGGTTATACTGTTGATATATACGAAGAGAAAGATGTTGCAGGTGGAATTCTGGCTTACGGCATTCCTGAATATAGGTTACCAAAAGAAGAGTTGAAAAAGGAAATAGATGCAATTGTACAGTCGGGAATTAATATTATCTACAACACAAAGGTTGGAAAGGACATTACATTCAGAGAATTGAAAGAAAAGTATAATGCGATATATATTTCAATAGGAACTCAGCTTTCCCGAAAAATTGGTATAGAAGGAGAGGAAAAGGGAGGGGTATATCACGGACTCGATTTTCTTAGAGATATTAGCATGAACAAAAAAGTAAAAGTGAAGGGAATTGTTGCTGTTATTGGAGGTGGTAATACAGCCATTGATGCAGCAAGATCGGCTCTTCGCCTTGGAGCTAAAGAGGTACATATACTCTATAGAAGGAAAATGGAAGAGATGCCTGCCGACAGAAGGGAACTAGAAGATGCAATAGAAGAAGGAGTAATCTTGCACGAATTAGTTGCTCCGGTTCGTTTCGTGGGTGATGGAAAGGTTACTGGTATTGAATGCGTGAAAATGATACCAGGTAAGTTTGGAAAAGATGGCAGACGGATACCGGTTGAGGTCATTAACTCTACGTTTATGATGGATATTGATATGGCTATTCCGGCTGTAAGTCAGTATTCCGATTTACCTTTTATTCCGAAGGGTGAGGTCGGAGTAACTGACTGGGGAACATTTATTGTTGATCCGGAATCGCAGATGACCACTCAACCGGGTATTTTTGCCGGAGGAGATATAGCTCGTGGTTCTGATGTTGTGATTACTGCTATTGCCGATGGCAAAAATGCAGCAAGATCTATTGATAAATATTTAGGTGGAACCGGAAAACTAAATATTGGCGAGCCGATAGAGATACCTACAAGGGGAGTGGATGAAGGAATTACAGTTGAACATGAACGTTTTAAAATGCAATCTCTTGATCCGAAAGAACGGGAAGGTAACTTTGATGAGGTGAGGTTAGGCTATCACAAACTTAATGCAATTGCCGAATCAATGAGGTGTTTAAGATGTTCTGATCGTAATACAGATCGTAGTTCGGAAGATTAAAAAGCTAAAATTAAGTACTATGATAAACCTTATCATAAATGATAAAGCAGTTCAAGTTAAAGAGGGAACTACCATTTTTGAAGCTGCAAAACAGAATCATATCTTAATCCCTCACTTCTGTTATCTGGAGAATGTACATCAGATTGGATCGTGCCGTATCTGTGTTGTTGAAGTGGAAGGCGCTAAAAATCTGATGGCATCGTGTGTAACCGAAGCTAAAGAAGGAATGGTTATTCATACCAATTCGGAGAGAGTACGCAATGTCAGAAAAGTAATCTACGAGCTGATGCTTTCAGATCATCCTAAGAATTGCCTCACTTGCTGGAGAAATCAAAATTGTGAGTTACAGGAACTTGGCAATTTAATTCAGGTTGATGAATATAGATACGAAGGGGCCAAATCAAAAGAATTTGTTGACAGCTCCAGCCCGTCAATTGTTCGTGATAGTTCAAAGTGCGTTCTTTGCCGCCGATGTGTAACTGTGTGTAATCAGGTTCAGGGTGTTTGTCTCATGAATCCGCATCATCGTGGTTTTTCTACATTTATAGGACCATCGGAAGATGAGCTTTTGGGAGAATCAATTTGTACCAACTGTGGTCAGTGTATTTTGGTATGTCCTGTTGGAGCTTTGAAAGAGAAAGACTCAACACAAGAGGTATGGGAAGCCTTGTATGATAAATCCAAAACTGTTATTGTTCAGACAGCCCCGGCCGTGCGTGCAGCACTTGGAGAATTGTTTGGTTATGAACCCGGTACTTTGGTTACTGGTAAGATGGCGTCGGCTTTGCACAATATCGGATTTAAGTATGTTTTTGATACCAATTTTGGTGCCGACCTTACTATCATGGAGGAAGGATCTGAATTTCTGGAAAGATTAAAAGATATGTTCTCTTCTAAGAAAAAAGAGGCTGTTCTTCCAATGATTACCAGTTGTAGTCCGGGTTGGATAAAGTACGTAGAACATCATTATCCAGATCAGTTGGCTCATCTGTCTAGTTGCAAATCTCCTCACATGATGCTGGGAGCATTGACTAAATCTTATTTTGCAGAAAAGGTTGGTATTGATCCGAAATCTATTTTTATGGTTTCAGTCATGCCTTGTACAGCTAAGAAATTTGAGATTATTCGCCCGGAGATGTATAATAACGGATTAGCAAACGTAGATGCAGTGATTACTACCCGTGAGTTGGGACGAATGATTAAAGACGCCGGAATTGATTTTAGAAATCTACCAGATGGAACGTTTGACAGTC
Proteins encoded in this window:
- the hydF gene encoding [FeFe] hydrogenase H-cluster maturation GTPase HydF, which encodes MARDLKPHIGIFGRRNVGKSSFINALTGLDVAIVSEVPGTTTDPVKKSMEILGVGPAIIIDTAGIDDSGELGEKRIAKTLDVIKQIDCAILLITDNTFGEFEETLIRKFYKADVDCLIVYNKVDMEPLLNTTIKEMQQYTNAPIVEFSAKTNFNINCVIETLKSIIPETAYQKPSLLKGLINRGDIVLLITSNDSEAPEGRLILPQVMAIRDVLDNGAINIVVNVTELELFLHNTGIKPKLIITDSQVFKTVNKIVSPDIPLTGFSVAYAHMRGPFDDYMKGVGKISDLKDGDRILILESCTHQVSCDDIGRFKIPNWLREYTKKQLDFDVVAGLDEIKKPITDYALVIQCGSCMITRKQVFSRLAEAIEAGVPVTNYGLTIAWINGIFERAIAPFMS
- the hydG gene encoding [FeFe] hydrogenase H-cluster radical SAM maturase HydG, which encodes MKFTPEKYSIADERMKPFIDPVEIWDYLNNAIPSKQKVREIIAKSLSKQRLNLEEVACLVKADTPELIEEIKEGAKTLKRTIYGNRIVLFAPLYIGNKCTNDCLYCGFRISNKDAVRKTLSDQEIVKEIEALEDNGQKRLILVYGEHAEYSPEYIAHTVRIAYAVKKGNGEIRRVNINAAPLDIEGFKVVKAAGIGTYQIFQETYHPEAYKIYHQRGKKADYNYRLTALDRAQEASIDDVGIGALFGLYDWRFEVLALVRHANHFEACYNVGPHTISFPRVKDASGQNLKTNYFVSDEDFTKLIAILRLAVPYTGMILTAREPAALRDEIIQYGVSQIDGGTNIEIGSYAEKIAQERNLNKGQFQINDDRPLNDIIDELLDQGMIPSFCTACYRLGRTGEHFMEFSVPGFIKRYCTPNAILTLAEYLIDYAPQHTAEKGWNIIYSTIDNMEDENMKASILEKIKQLKLGNRDLYY
- a CDS encoding NAD(P)H-dependent oxidoreductase subunit E codes for the protein MITEDDICNVHMMTEEEKYNLLKNVIIDYDRKEDNLIQILHMAQAIFGYLPTEVQHFIASEMDLSVSKVNSVLTFYSFFSTKPKGKYTIAVCLGTACYVRGGKEVLNKLKDELGIDVGETTPDKRYSLTVMRCIGSCGLAPAMTINGKVYKQVNPNRIKRILGTLK
- a CDS encoding GDSL-type esterase/lipase family protein — protein: MKSFNRLSLAVILFITVSVFSKGAESSVNVKRAARTNYVLLDGQSLPKGNAVGKDGEIHKVDVPLLHLVRTKSGLHKGTVLLIPGGDYETLKLKSECESTTRFLNAQNFDVAVLEYRVGSDIQTRNMALTDALKAFRLLKGNKNLQGLNTDHLLAMGFASGGHLAARAVQRLNKKEQPDELILVSPSYMNETLAGTVYSAVLPPLEPAGRLLTIVPDKGDKAWVKSCEEYTKTWIGYDGKASCYSQKDNVYVCGKDTIAMGGKFKLSGILKKFLEAKPETEKIAQNPATVPVEGYNRKRHADKLALVAKDKYNLIMIGNSITNNFEKPQYQPVWNQFFTPRKALNLGFSGYRTENLIWNIQNGELEGQSPKVVVLEIGTNNIDEVHYPTRHTAGQLAGGIEAVVKLLREKLPDSKIIVMRCFPGCYGGPNPTSHRLILERASDLVSRIADGKHVFYCDVNHVFLNLDGSINHDMMSDWLHPSPAGAKAWAQAMEPLLSELMGDKSLDTEISSNTAIVPASKLENDSYDWWARHADVLAIKDSINPEVVLIGNSITHFWGGLPQLKYADGRLRTPNGPETWNALFKDYRVLNLGFGWDRTQNVLWRLDHGEIDGLHPRTIILHIGTNNTSETKNARMNTAPEIVEGIRAICMRLRSKVPGAKIVLMSVFPREHEPTHPRRILINEINRNLETFAKENNITILNIGPKMVEADGTLPKEIAPDFCHPAEKGYQIWADAIRPFISEL
- a CDS encoding NADH-dependent [FeFe] hydrogenase, group A6, giving the protein MINLIINDKAVQVKEGTTIFEAAKQNHILIPHFCYLENVHQIGSCRICVVEVEGAKNLMASCVTEAKEGMVIHTNSERVRNVRKVIYELMLSDHPKNCLTCWRNQNCELQELGNLIQVDEYRYEGAKSKEFVDSSSPSIVRDSSKCVLCRRCVTVCNQVQGVCLMNPHHRGFSTFIGPSEDELLGESICTNCGQCILVCPVGALKEKDSTQEVWEALYDKSKTVIVQTAPAVRAALGELFGYEPGTLVTGKMASALHNIGFKYVFDTNFGADLTIMEEGSEFLERLKDMFSSKKKEAVLPMITSCSPGWIKYVEHHYPDQLAHLSSCKSPHMMLGALTKSYFAEKVGIDPKSIFMVSVMPCTAKKFEIIRPEMYNNGLANVDAVITTRELGRMIKDAGIDFRNLPDGTFDSPLGLSSGAADIFGTTGGVMEAALRTVYELVTGRELPTEKLHLKPLMGLKRIKTAELKIEKPLPEFNFLAGVTLRVAVTSGLIGAAELMEEIKNGASPYHFVEVMGCPGGCISGGGQPRPVNDAYRMKRLDAIYREDEGKTLRKSHENQDIKTLYREFLGAPLGHKSHELLHTVYTQRKKD
- a CDS encoding NADH-ubiquinone oxidoreductase-F iron-sulfur binding region domain-containing protein, with translation MKINTIKDLESIKNDFLNKEKAFQFTAHICYGAGCISSDCKKFKEAFEQALEQEHLQSKVRIKLTGCMGACTLGPTLIINPGNTLYCNLNPASASLIVNEHIKEGRIAEKFCYKDRETGNIITDLNEIPFFKHQKKIVLQKCGTIDYASVDEYIAHDGYFGLAKALTMNSIEVVDEIKNSGLRGRGGGGFPTGTKWEMANKVSSDQKYLICNADEGDPGAFMDRSLLEGDPHSVIEGMLIAGYAIGASKGVVYIRAEYPIAIERLTMAIKASQELGILGDNILGSKFCFDIVIRIGAGAFVCGEETALMESVEGKRGEPRQKPPYPVQSGLFGKPTVINNVETLGNVAQIILNGSKWFSSIGTEKSKGTKVFALAGAIVNKGLIEVPMGTTLGEILFDVGGGIPRGKLFKMAQTGGPSGGCLTAEHLNTPIDYESLTKLGAIMGSGGLICTDEDTCMVDMARFFMDFVQDESCGKCVPCRIGTKRMLEILERITCGEGKEGDVELLIELGESIKDSAICGLGQTAPNPVLSTIKYFRHEYDEHIKMDYCRAGVCGSLFLAPCQNACPAKVNVPGYVALIAAGRVRDAYNLIRQENPFPSICGRVCTHPCESKCRRAQIDDPIAIADLKRYAADFVYNSGEPLVTLSFPKNGSSVGIIGAGPSGLTCGYYLSRLGYTVDIYEEKDVAGGILAYGIPEYRLPKEELKKEIDAIVQSGINIIYNTKVGKDITFRELKEKYNAIYISIGTQLSRKIGIEGEEKGGVYHGLDFLRDISMNKKVKVKGIVAVIGGGNTAIDAARSALRLGAKEVHILYRRKMEEMPADRRELEDAIEEGVILHELVAPVRFVGDGKVTGIECVKMIPGKFGKDGRRIPVEVINSTFMMDIDMAIPAVSQYSDLPFIPKGEVGVTDWGTFIVDPESQMTTQPGIFAGGDIARGSDVVITAIADGKNAARSIDKYLGGTGKLNIGEPIEIPTRGVDEGITVEHERFKMQSLDPKEREGNFDEVRLGYHKLNAIAESMRCLRCSDRNTDRSSED
- the hydE gene encoding [FeFe] hydrogenase H-cluster radical SAM maturase HydE, with the translated sequence MMTVSEILNRQELSREDIIRLLSITDKEEHDELIKRAYSIKERIIGKKVYLRGLIEFSNYCRKNCYYCGIRCGNHKVSRYSLTDEEILEIVEFAQENHLKGIVLQSGELSNEEFLNRITALIAKIKKATNPDFRITLSLGEQSLDTYKSWFDAGAQRYLLRIETSSEELYNKIHPSDELHSFKTRLKCLEYLREIGYMMGTGVMIGLPFQTIENLADDLLFIKERDVDMVGMGPYLEHADTPLYNYKDLLMPVNERFNLSIRMIAVLRILMPDINIASTTALQSIIPKGREIGLKAGANVVMPNLTPLKYRRSYLLYENKPCINEEADDCLNCLAKKIEMIGEEIAFNDYGDSKHYINRNLIV